The Corvus hawaiiensis isolate bCorHaw1 chromosome 9, bCorHaw1.pri.cur, whole genome shotgun sequence genomic sequence ATTAGgtatcagtttttaaaaaaatatttcttacacTGAGAAAAATCTCAACTAAGTAACACAGTGGCAGCcttaaaaattcttttgctAACCCGTATCAAATCATATAGGTTCCAACTCAGACTtctaaataatttgaaatgttGGCTAATACTagttcattttgtttttcaggcttTAGAAAGGATGCGTCCTTACCTGTGTGATAAAATCATAGCCGAGAGACACTTTGATTACCTACGTTCAAAGAAAATACTCACTAGGGAGGACACAGAAGAAATTTCTGCTCGATCTTCCAGTAGGAAAAAAACTGGGAAGTTATTGGACTACTTAGCAGAAAACCCAAAGGGACTAGATACTTTGATTGAATCTATCAGACGAGAAAGAACACAAAACTTCCTGTTACAAAAGATAACTGATGTAGTGTTGAAAGTCAAAAATGAAAAGCTTGAAGCTCTTAAAGGTAAcaaatttttaataatgttgTGTAAGACATAGGTTTTATTTTGAGGGTCTGCAAAATTAAGTCCAAAACTAAAGTCTTCCTCTGGTATTTGGAACAACATGTTTGGAAATATCACCAGTTTAGGTTTAAAATCCTAGTGCATGTATCCTGGCTATACCTTTTTATTATCTGAACATATCCATCATAAATaacaaactgcaaaaaaaaccctattgtGTTGCTATGATGGATAAATCTGTCTTCacctttcagttttgcttttcaaaaatggGTGGTTATCTTCCATCTTGCATTTCTCTTGAAGCTATTTGCTGCAGTGGCAGGATGCTCTGGTTTTGTTAGACTTTGTGCCTCAGCAGAAGATATGCTATCAAATGCAACTTGAGGAGAGCTCCCCTGTATGCCTTCAATGCCACAGCTTAAAATCAGGCACTATAAATACATGTGTGTGTTGTTTCATACAGGTTTAGAGGTTTTGTTGACACCCAAAGCTTGAAGTGACTATGTGTACTCATATTTTatggcagaggaaaaaaagtatagGCTTTCTACACCAAAAGCATTACTTCCCCTTCCACACCCATCAAAAGGCaaataaagaaggaagaaatatgTTTTAACCCTAGAGATGGAGGGCCTGAAGTTTTCTCTGGCTTCAGGTAGAATAGCCTTCAAATGCTGTCCACTTTGGAGCAGAACCATCAGGTGAAGCTCTTAAAAGTTTGAAGAACACAGTGAGACAAGTCTAAAAAAAGTTGGGCCGAAGAGCTAAAGTGACTTTCTAAAATGAACCTTAAGTTAGGGTGCATCTTTGTCAAGTACTATCTGATAGTGAGTACAGAGAAACTGTTCCCATCAAACTAAATAACCTGCATGTTTGCTCTTTAATTTGTCAGGAATACTGGATGTCACAGGTGAGATGAAGAGTTAGTCTGTTAAAAATACGGACAATTGATCTTTGACAGTCTTACTGATACTAAATCAGAGCACAGTTTTAAGACGTTCCCATACTGTAATTAAATCCAGTATCTGTTTTTTCATCTTAGGTCTAAGCTGCAGCACCTGTATGACCTCACTGTATGGAGGAACAAATAATCTCTCTAGATCATTTTCTGATGAATCAAATTTTTTGgataaaacaaaagacaaagaatCTTCCCAGATACATCACCCAGAAGAAGATTATAGCACCGCTGCATTTGTGTCTGCTGTCTCTCTTCATTCAATGAATTTACCAATTGCAGAGATGGGAAATTCACAGAGCAGTGTTTTGTCAGCCACCCTCCCAGGGCCTGGAGACCCTGGTGCACCCCCACTGCCCCCAGAGCTCCAAGACCAGCAAGAGCCATGTACCAGTTCAAGTGACAATTGCTTTTTGCCTTTAAGATCACGTTCTGTTCAACCACAGTGAACATAGTGACTTTTGTCTGTTTATATGAATGGTACTGAAACTTAGTGTGATGTCTCATAAAGgctaaaaaatgttttcaagctGTTAGAAAAATTGGAGGAAATAATCTAtgcaatttctgttttaattttgtaattgtgtgatgctggagctgcctgactttgtttgtttgttttgttctttaaggagcttttttcaaaatattgtgGTGTTATACCAgcaaatgtttgtttttttaaaccagtGTGTATAAGGTTTCACATTTAGTTGCAGATACTTTAGCTGGAATTATAGAACAAATGGGTTTTTCTTtctacagaaacaaacaaatgagCTTTTCTTAATGTTTCTGTGATGGGTGAACTGGGAAAGATGGTTAGGAAAAATATTGagtatggaaaaaaaacatgAACTAAAAGCTTAAGCTTACTTACCAAAAAGCTTAAACTCATTTACCAAGTTAAATGTTTCTCACTAGGATAAACTGTGCTCTCCATGTATGTGTGTGCTGCTccatttgcaaaaaaaacctcacaaatcTGGCCAAATCCATGCTTGTTTGCAAGGAGTCTCTTCCTTGTGGTAACTTTGTCCTGCTGGTAAATCGAAAGAGATCAGTATTGCAAATATACTTCTGCAGGTCTTGGCATATTATTCTTATATATTAGTTAAAGATTCCTGATTTGAGATGCACTTTAAATATAGATTATCATTAGTACTGGAAAAGGAATGTAAACTGCTCTAACAGCATCATGAGGGCTGTAAGAAAACATTATTGTAGGATGTTATTAAGGAACAAAGCTTGTATGTTTTGTCCCACTAGGGAAGTGGAGGAGAAGTTGTGTGACAAGAAAGTATCTTTACCTGAAGGACTCTTGGAAATGTGGCACTTCAGATACCTCCTCTTCAAAGCAGACAGACAGGTTTACATTTCAAATTTTTCAGAGtcaaatgcattttaaactgTTTCAACATGGGAAGGTTCTCATTTCTTGACACCATGTAACATACTGTATTCCTCTCATACTCGAGTTGTAGCCTACCTTTTGTGCAGGTGCCTATAATCCTTTCAAAATGACCTGGTGGACTCTTGCTTGGACACGTGTACAGTTGTGTTCTGCAGTACTACACTTTAAAGCGATAGGATGTTTTCGGTGTATTTGAAAGGTTTGTATTTAAAGCCCTAAATTATTTTGGCTCTCATACTGTGTATAGCCATGT encodes the following:
- the BCL10 gene encoding B-cell lymphoma/leukemia 10 isoform X2, whose protein sequence is MSVSVDKALERMRPYLCDKIIAERHFDYLRSKKILTREDTEEISARSSSRKKTGKLLDYLAENPKGLDTLIESIRRERTQNFLLQKITDVVLKVKNEKLEALKGLSCSTCMTSLYGGTNNLSRSFSDESNFLDKTKDKESSQIHHPEEDYSTAAFVSAVSLHSMNLPIAEMGNSQSSVLSATLPGPGDPGAPPLPPELQDQQEPCTSSSDNCFLPLRSRSVQPQ
- the BCL10 gene encoding B-cell lymphoma/leukemia 10 isoform X1; this encodes MEGPGSWSSSGVAGRPLTEDEMAEVKKDALERMRPYLCDKIIAERHFDYLRSKKILTREDTEEISARSSSRKKTGKLLDYLAENPKGLDTLIESIRRERTQNFLLQKITDVVLKVKNEKLEALKGLSCSTCMTSLYGGTNNLSRSFSDESNFLDKTKDKESSQIHHPEEDYSTAAFVSAVSLHSMNLPIAEMGNSQSSVLSATLPGPGDPGAPPLPPELQDQQEPCTSSSDNCFLPLRSRSVQPQ